In Dermacentor albipictus isolate Rhodes 1998 colony chromosome 6, USDA_Dalb.pri_finalv2, whole genome shotgun sequence, the following proteins share a genomic window:
- the RYBP gene encoding YY1-associated factor 2, which yields MDSKKSPNRRPKRQAPSSKEEQVWDCSVCTYRNTAEAFKCLMCDVRKGTSTRKPRLNAQLVAQQLGPSSGRRGSSSRRGSGGPGGGSSESSRGNTRPRLKNVDRSSGQQRAVTVNNVTVIITEFQPKRLSDASSSTDGAHSDGHAEAR from the exons ACGTCCGAAGCGGCAGGCGCCGTCATCCAAGGAGGAACAAGTCTGGGACTGCAGCGTTTGTACGTACCGCAATACAGCTGAGGCTTTCAAGTGCCTCATGTGCGACGTACGCAAAGGAACGTCTACCAG GAAGCCGCGCCTGAACGCGCAGCTGGTGGCTCAGCAACTCGGCCCGAGCAGCGGCCGCAGGGGCTCGAGCAGCCGGCGAGGAAGTGGGGGCCCCGGTGGGGGCTCCAGCGAGAGCTCCCGTGGCAACACCAGGCCCCGCCTCAAGAACGTGGACCGGTCTTCAGGCCAACAGCGTGCCGTCACAGTCAACAATGTCACGGTCATCATCACTGAATTCCAGCCTAAGCGGCTGTCCGACGCCTCTTCATCAACTGATGGGGCACACTCGGATGGACACGCAGAAGCACGTTAG